Proteins from a genomic interval of Clostridium sp. 'deep sea':
- a CDS encoding RHS repeat-associated core domain-containing protein, whose product MQVFSFSCYNYTYDQAGRQKNKTDSYGTTTYSYDAAGRIKQVEAPGYTTSYGYDKAGNRQNSEQIYKTQQPTKYIIKSTEEEVKYLKKTSNYSYSSANLLLQHVEKMYDEEGNELLRKTVNYLYDNNGNQLSQYTSYEHPHTIVLRQMTKGSVVNKESTEIDKLIERTKNTFDGFNRLKKVERIANGDRHIVTYTYNGDGLRTQKTSSSLSKLNIKKTTNYYYDRQHVILETDENGNESTSYVRGINYISSKNSTNITYFLYNGHGDVVQTVSKNGQVINQYNYDIFGNLTLTIETETNNIKYSGEFYDYETGLYYLRARYYNPYIGRFISEDSYWGEDVNPLSLNLYTYCENDPINYIDPSGHIKVKSGDREVGNAKVENGVSTGNLRDVIEGLGGKVDYDGRTNTVTTKIKGKTVTYDLNKIKNGGTAKADDGTEFFRTIDGRVQVRIRETAQNAGAEVHYNKKDDSVYVPKKGGSSRRTSSSGSSSHSSSHGSSSYTGSHSKTNNAVVKETNRILQRQEKPAYDASVQDMQRRLNELGYTDNNGNALSENGLFDETTEYAVNAFKNTNKLWNHNQYAGKVGNTTRNLLYSNKAVKNDINNTGSKIIIKLDEKQLLEEMKKAGLYKDPTLEFIKNMEFSEEAREKDAAVKAIMEHWDNNIPVYQQKGYDFTDKVVGIEINGTIVLGNYRFDAGIGLYIELDFLDVYGRDRKIGESVAVGIHYDNGVTISSSGKLVSLGGGIGGTFVSQAKNVEDLNGISSKTTGYFSTGTSSYEFSRSYDKRNPENGPIANSFAFKGGLIPAEFSASVQNSYYHVSSVDNLVKNGEENIRHYGGSDINNE is encoded by the coding sequence GTGCAGGTCTTTTCTTTTAGTTGCTATAACTATACCTATGACCAAGCAGGCAGACAAAAAAACAAAACAGACAGTTATGGTACAACTACTTATAGCTACGATGCCGCAGGCAGAATAAAACAAGTAGAGGCTCCAGGCTATACAACAAGCTATGGCTACGATAAAGCAGGTAACAGACAAAATAGTGAGCAAATATATAAAACACAGCAACCAACTAAATATATAATTAAAAGTACCGAAGAAGAAGTTAAATACCTTAAAAAAACAAGCAACTACAGCTATTCATCAGCAAACCTACTACTACAACATGTAGAAAAAATGTATGATGAAGAGGGTAACGAGTTATTACGTAAAACAGTAAACTACCTCTATGACAATAACGGTAATCAGCTAAGCCAATACACTAGCTACGAACACCCCCATACAATTGTTTTAAGACAAATGACCAAAGGTAGTGTAGTAAACAAAGAGTCAACTGAAATAGATAAACTTATTGAAAGAACCAAAAACACTTTTGATGGTTTTAACAGACTCAAAAAAGTAGAGCGAATTGCCAATGGCGACCGCCATATAGTAACGTACACATATAACGGTGATGGATTACGTACCCAAAAAACAAGTAGTAGCCTAAGTAAACTAAACATTAAAAAAACAACCAACTACTACTATGATCGTCAGCATGTCATATTAGAAACCGATGAAAACGGTAATGAAAGTACAAGTTATGTAAGAGGAATTAACTATATTTCAAGCAAAAACAGCACAAATATTACCTATTTCCTATACAACGGTCATGGTGATGTAGTACAAACTGTTAGTAAAAATGGACAAGTTATTAACCAATACAATTACGATATATTTGGTAACTTAACACTTACCATTGAAACCGAAACAAATAACATAAAATACTCAGGTGAGTTTTATGATTATGAAACAGGACTTTATTATTTACGTGCTAGATACTACAACCCATATATAGGTAGATTCATAAGTGAAGATAGCTATTGGGGTGAGGATGTTAATCCATTAAGCCTTAACCTATATACCTATTGTGAAAATGACCCAATAAACTATATTGACCCTAGTGGGCATATAAAAGTAAAATCTGGTGATAGAGAAGTAGGAAATGCGAAAGTAGAAAATGGAGTATCTACTGGTAACCTAAGAGATGTAATAGAGGGTTTAGGTGGAAAAGTTGACTACGATGGAAGAACAAATACTGTTACAACCAAAATAAAAGGCAAAACTGTTACTTATGATCTCAATAAGATTAAAAATGGTGGTACTGCTAAAGCAGACGATGGAACAGAATTCTTTAGAACTATAGATGGAAGAGTACAAGTAAGAATTCGTGAAACTGCCCAAAATGCTGGGGCTGAAGTTCACTATAATAAAAAAGATGATTCAGTTTATGTACCTAAAAAAGGTGGTAGTAGTAGAAGAACTAGTAGTTCAGGTAGTTCGTCACATTCAAGTAGTCATGGATCATCATCATATACGGGTAGTCATTCAAAAACTAACAATGCTGTAGTTAAAGAAACAAATAGAATACTACAAAGGCAAGAAAAACCAGCTTACGATGCATCAGTTCAGGATATGCAGCGCAGACTGAATGAGTTAGGATATACAGATAATAATGGTAATGCATTATCTGAAAATGGATTATTTGATGAAACTACAGAGTATGCAGTAAATGCATTTAAAAATACAAACAAATTATGGAACCATAATCAGTATGCTGGTAAAGTGGGTAATACAACTCGTAATTTGCTGTACTCAAATAAAGCTGTTAAGAATGATATTAATAATACAGGTTCAAAGATAATAATCAAACTTGATGAAAAACAACTCCTTGAGGAGATGAAAAAAGCAGGGCTATATAAAGATCCAACATTAGAGTTTATTAAAAATATGGAGTTCTCTGAAGAAGCAAGAGAGAAAGATGCAGCAGTAAAGGCTATAATGGAACACTGGGATAATAATATCCCTGTGTATCAGCAAAAGGGATATGATTTTACAGACAAAGTAGTTGGAATTGAGATAAATGGTACAATTGTATTAGGAAACTATCGTTTTGATGCGGGAATTGGTCTATATATAGAACTAGACTTTCTTGATGTTTATGGTAGAGACAGAAAAATTGGAGAGTCTGTTGCAGTTGGTATACATTATGACAATGGAGTTACCATAAGTAGTTCAGGTAAACTTGTAAGTTTAGGAGGCGGTATTGGAGGAACCTTTGTATCTCAAGCTAAGAATGTTGAGGATTTGAATGGTATATCTAGTAAGACTACAGGCTATTTTTCTACGGGTACTAGTAGCTATGAGTTTAGCAGATCTTATGACAAGCGTAATCCAGAAAATGGACCTATAGCTAATAGTTTTGCTTTTAAGGGTGGACTTATCCCAGCTGAGTTTAGTGCAAGCGTGCAAAATTCTTACTATCATGTAAGTAGTGTTGATAATCTAGTGAAAAATGGTGAAGAGAATATTAGACATTATGGTGGTAGTGATATTAATAATGAATAA